The following are encoded together in the Desulfococcus multivorans genome:
- a CDS encoding (Fe-S)-binding protein, whose translation METVAPFKEVIEEIKEAGGDAFRYCFQCGLCDTVCPWNRVRDFSIRKIIRQATFGLNEIEGEDIWRCTTCGRCPQRCPRGVKQIEVGISLRRVATNYEVFPPSVRSARTARASIISEGNPLQGDRKKRADWAKDLDVKPYAEGMEILYFVGCYLSYDPRMKKVAVATADILNRAGIDFGILGAEENCCGESIRKTGSEELFRRLAKENIKTFIDNGVRKVLVSSPHCYHTFKNEYPEFMVNFEVVHISQFLFELMREGRLTFNKAYERKVTYHDPCYMGRHNNIYEEPRELLKQIPGLELIEMADSREDSLCCGGGGGRIWMDTPQNERFSDIRLRQAREVDADVLATSCPYCITNFEESRLNLEYDDVLEVKDITEIIQEAL comes from the coding sequence GTGGAAACAGTCGCCCCCTTCAAGGAAGTGATCGAAGAGATCAAAGAGGCTGGTGGAGATGCCTTCAGATACTGTTTTCAGTGCGGGCTGTGCGATACGGTCTGCCCATGGAACAGGGTCAGGGATTTCAGCATTCGCAAGATCATCCGGCAGGCCACGTTCGGTCTGAATGAAATCGAAGGCGAAGATATTTGGCGGTGCACGACTTGTGGAAGATGCCCTCAGCGTTGTCCCCGGGGCGTCAAACAGATCGAGGTGGGGATTTCCCTCCGCAGGGTCGCGACGAATTATGAGGTGTTCCCGCCGTCCGTCCGTTCTGCAAGGACGGCGAGGGCCAGTATTATTTCCGAAGGCAACCCCTTGCAGGGAGATCGGAAAAAGCGAGCCGACTGGGCTAAAGATCTGGATGTAAAGCCCTACGCCGAGGGGATGGAGATTTTATACTTTGTCGGTTGTTACCTCAGCTATGATCCCAGGATGAAAAAAGTGGCCGTGGCCACCGCCGACATCCTCAATAGAGCGGGGATCGATTTCGGTATACTGGGCGCAGAGGAGAACTGTTGCGGCGAGAGTATCCGAAAGACGGGAAGCGAGGAACTGTTCAGACGTCTTGCCAAGGAAAACATCAAGACGTTTATCGACAATGGCGTCAGGAAGGTTCTCGTTTCTTCGCCCCACTGCTACCACACCTTTAAAAATGAATATCCCGAATTCATGGTCAATTTTGAAGTGGTTCATATCTCTCAATTTTTATTCGAGCTGATGAGGGAAGGACGGCTGACGTTCAACAAGGCATACGAGCGGAAAGTGACCTATCATGATCCCTGCTATATGGGGCGGCATAACAATATTTATGAGGAACCCCGGGAATTATTGAAACAGATACCGGGCCTGGAATTGATCGAGATGGCGGACTCGCGTGAAGACAGCCTTTGCTGCGGCGGGGGCGGTGGAAGAATCTGGATGGACACGCCCCAGAACGAAAGATTTTCCGATATCCGATTGAGACAGGCGAGGGAGGTTGACGCGGATGTGTTGGCGACGTCATGCCCATACTGCATCACCAACTTCGAGGAGAGCCGGTTGAACCTGGAATATGACGACGTCCTGGAGGTCAAGGACATCACCGAAATCATCCAGGAAGCACTTTAA
- a CDS encoding 4Fe-4S ferredoxin, iron-sulfur-binding protein, with protein MQKEKKKKIVRRIRINADKCNGCRACELICSAYHAVPRYSSNNPARSRIRVVRDPLADIFIPVYAGDYAVAECAGRDKYIIDGKEYDECAFCRVSCPSREEFKEPDSGLPLKCDMCEGEPEPLCVKWCLVGALVLEEREEAVEDTAVPEEMEELEIGLEALADRYGLGKIKDIVARMSKKD; from the coding sequence ATGCAAAAAGAGAAAAAAAAGAAAATTGTCAGACGGATCCGTATCAATGCGGATAAATGCAATGGCTGTCGGGCTTGTGAGCTGATCTGCTCTGCTTATCATGCAGTACCGAGATACAGCAGCAACAATCCGGCCAGATCCCGTATCCGGGTGGTCCGTGATCCCCTGGCCGATATATTTATTCCGGTATACGCGGGCGACTATGCGGTTGCCGAATGCGCCGGAAGGGACAAATACATCATCGACGGCAAAGAGTACGATGAGTGTGCCTTCTGTAGGGTTTCCTGTCCGTCCAGGGAGGAATTCAAGGAACCCGATTCCGGTCTTCCGTTGAAATGCGACATGTGTGAAGGCGAACCGGAACCCCTGTGTGTCAAATGGTGCCTGGTGGGTGCGCTGGTTTTGGAAGAGCGAGAGGAGGCAGTCGAGGACACGGCGGTACCGGAGGAAATGGAGGAGTTGGAGATTGGCTTGGAGGCCCTTGCCGACAGATACGGACTGGGGAAAATTAAAGACATCGTTGCCCGAATGTCAAAAAAAGACTGA